A stretch of Desulfobacter hydrogenophilus DNA encodes these proteins:
- the coaE gene encoding dephospho-CoA kinase (Dephospho-CoA kinase (CoaE) performs the final step in coenzyme A biosynthesis.) — protein sequence MLKIGVTGSAGSGKSLVCEGFRRIGLATLDCDEIARQVVEPGQAAYNQVVKAFGSKIVAPDCTLDRPALRRMIVTTKGSREKLESILHPVIISETVRLMDEVVHSKKKSCAVEVPLLFELGMENLFDVVVVVTAADNALVDRISRRDGVDREGAQKLLAIQMPQSEKVQKADYVIENRGKPEAVFKSVGILYQKLVNQRLTKK from the coding sequence ATGCTTAAAATAGGTGTGACAGGTTCGGCAGGATCGGGGAAAAGTCTTGTGTGTGAGGGGTTTCGGCGTATCGGTTTGGCAACCCTGGATTGTGATGAAATTGCAAGACAGGTGGTGGAGCCGGGTCAGGCTGCGTATAATCAGGTCGTTAAAGCGTTTGGGTCCAAAATTGTAGCGCCGGACTGCACGTTGGACCGCCCGGCCCTGAGACGTATGATTGTAACCACAAAAGGCAGTCGGGAAAAACTTGAATCCATTTTGCATCCTGTGATTATCAGTGAAACGGTCAGGCTGATGGATGAAGTGGTCCATTCAAAAAAAAAATCATGTGCTGTTGAAGTGCCTCTTCTGTTTGAACTTGGCATGGAAAATCTTTTCGATGTAGTTGTGGTGGTGACTGCTGCGGATAACGCCCTCGTTGACCGGATTTCCCGTCGGGACGGTGTGGACCGGGAAGGAGCCCAAAAGCTTTTAGCCATCCAGATGCCCCAATCTGAGAAGGTCCAAAAGGCGGATTATGTCATTGAAAATAGAGGCAAGCCGGAAGCCGTTTTTAAATCAGTGGGTATTTTGTATCAGAAACTTGTCAATCAGCGCTTGACAAAAAAATAA
- the rho gene encoding transcription termination factor Rho, whose translation MNLVELNKMKISELTKLAKKYNIQGIGGLKKQELIFALLQANIEESGQIYGEGTLEILPDGFGFLRAPGYNYLPGPDDIYVSPSQIRRFNLRTGDTISGQVRQPKDSERYFALLKVEAVNFMNPEMAAETILFDNLMPLYPDRKMNLEAESDNYSMRVIDMMSPIGFGQRGLIVSPPKAGKTMLLQNIANSMIKAHKNIVPMILLIDERPEEVTDMARSVDAEVISSTFDEPSERHVQVAEMVIEKAKRIVEQGHDVVILLDSITRLARAYNSVMPPSGKILSGGVDSNALDRPKRFFGAARNIEEGGSLTIIATALVDTGSRMDEVIFEEFKGTGNMELVLDRKLADKRVFPAIDMNRSGTRKEELLLDPEVLNRVWILRKLLSSLNSVDAMQFLLEKMGGTKDNKEFLEMMNS comes from the coding sequence ATGAATCTTGTAGAACTCAATAAGATGAAAATCAGTGAGCTGACCAAGCTTGCCAAGAAATACAATATTCAGGGTATTGGCGGCCTTAAGAAGCAGGAACTGATTTTTGCCTTGCTCCAGGCGAATATTGAAGAAAGCGGACAGATTTACGGTGAAGGCACCCTTGAAATCCTTCCGGATGGATTTGGTTTTTTGAGGGCGCCTGGGTACAATTATCTGCCCGGCCCCGACGATATTTATGTGTCTCCCTCCCAGATCCGACGGTTTAACCTGCGCACCGGTGATACCATTTCCGGCCAGGTCCGCCAGCCAAAGGATTCCGAACGGTATTTTGCATTGCTTAAAGTGGAAGCCGTTAATTTCATGAATCCTGAAATGGCGGCTGAAACCATTTTATTTGACAATCTTATGCCCCTGTACCCGGATCGTAAAATGAATCTTGAGGCAGAATCTGATAACTATTCCATGCGGGTCATTGATATGATGTCCCCCATCGGGTTCGGCCAGCGCGGTCTTATCGTGTCTCCCCCCAAGGCTGGCAAGACCATGCTGCTCCAGAATATTGCCAATTCCATGATCAAGGCACATAAAAATATTGTTCCCATGATCCTGCTCATTGATGAACGCCCCGAAGAGGTGACGGATATGGCACGCTCCGTAGACGCGGAAGTTATCTCTTCCACCTTTGACGAACCTTCCGAGCGTCATGTGCAGGTGGCTGAAATGGTAATTGAGAAAGCCAAAAGAATTGTGGAACAGGGCCATGATGTCGTGATTCTTTTGGACAGTATCACACGCCTTGCAAGGGCCTACAATTCGGTGATGCCGCCTTCTGGGAAAATTTTGTCCGGTGGTGTGGATTCCAATGCTCTTGACCGTCCCAAACGATTTTTCGGGGCAGCTCGAAATATTGAGGAAGGCGGCAGCTTGACAATTATTGCCACAGCACTTGTTGATACCGGGTCCAGAATGGATGAGGTTATTTTTGAAGAATTCAAGGGTACGGGTAATATGGAACTTGTGCTGGATCGAAAACTGGCGGACAAGCGTGTATTTCCTGCCATTGATATGAATCGTTCCGGTACCCGGAAAGAGGAATTGCTCCTTGACCCTGAAGTGCTGAACCGGGTCTGGATTTTAAGAAAATTGCTTTCAAGTTTAAATTCTGTGGATGCCATGCAGTTTTTACTTGAAAAAATGGGCGGAACAAAGGATAATAAAGAGTTTCTTGAAATGATGAATTCATGA
- the rpmE gene encoding 50S ribosomal protein L31, with translation MKKDIHPNYTKTTATCACGATFDISSTRENIKVEICSQCHPFFTGKQKLVDSAGRIDRFKKKYAGFDASKLV, from the coding sequence ATGAAAAAAGACATCCATCCGAACTACACAAAAACAACAGCAACCTGTGCCTGTGGCGCAACATTTGACATCAGTTCCACAAGAGAGAACATCAAAGTGGAAATTTGTTCCCAGTGCCATCCTTTTTTTACCGGCAAGCAGAAACTGGTTGACTCTGCCGGGCGTATTGACCGCTTCAAGAAAAAATACGCAGGGTTTGACGCAAGCAAACTGGTTTAG
- the prfA gene encoding peptide chain release factor 1, which yields MIRKLKGIEERFIKIEHLLSDPAVMADQKKYQGYLKEHGELNKIVPVFREYEGARGELKEAKELLKDSDPDIRAMAKEEIPVLESMIAQLQEQLNVLLMPKDPRDEKNVILEIRAGTGGEEAGIFTGDLFRMYTRYAESKHWKIEIIEKNDSAAGGFKEVVSMIQGKGAYSQFKYESGIHRVQRVPETETQGRVHTSAVTVAVLPEAEDVDIDINPADLKVDVFRSSGPGGQSVNTTDSAVRITHIPTGVVATCQDEKSQHKNKAKALNVLKSRILDAKIQEEDAKRAADRKGQVGTGDRSGRIRTYNFPQGRMTDHRIGLTLYRLDSIMEGEIQEIIDALRAHNQALAVKEK from the coding sequence ATGATCAGAAAATTAAAAGGCATTGAAGAACGATTTATAAAAATTGAGCATTTGCTTAGTGACCCCGCAGTGATGGCGGATCAGAAAAAATACCAAGGATATCTCAAGGAACACGGCGAATTGAACAAGATTGTGCCGGTGTTCCGGGAATATGAGGGTGCTAGGGGAGAGCTTAAGGAAGCCAAGGAGCTTCTCAAAGACAGCGACCCTGACATCCGGGCCATGGCCAAGGAAGAGATCCCCGTACTTGAATCTATGATTGCACAGCTACAGGAACAACTTAATGTGCTTTTGATGCCCAAAGATCCCCGGGATGAGAAAAATGTTATTCTGGAAATTCGTGCCGGCACCGGCGGTGAAGAAGCCGGCATTTTTACCGGTGACCTTTTTCGCATGTATACACGGTACGCGGAGTCCAAGCACTGGAAGATTGAAATCATTGAGAAGAACGACTCGGCAGCAGGGGGGTTCAAGGAAGTGGTCTCCATGATACAGGGTAAAGGCGCTTATTCTCAGTTCAAATATGAAAGTGGTATCCATAGGGTTCAGCGAGTCCCTGAGACTGAAACCCAGGGTCGTGTTCACACCTCTGCGGTGACCGTGGCAGTGCTGCCCGAAGCCGAAGATGTCGATATTGACATTAATCCTGCGGATCTGAAAGTGGATGTCTTCCGTTCTTCTGGCCCTGGTGGCCAGTCCGTAAATACCACGGATTCCGCTGTCCGTATCACCCACATTCCCACAGGTGTTGTGGCTACCTGCCAGGACGAAAAATCCCAACATAAAAACAAGGCTAAAGCTTTAAATGTTCTTAAGTCTCGTATTCTTGATGCCAAGATCCAGGAAGAGGATGCCAAGCGGGCTGCGGACCGGAAGGGGCAGGTGGGTACAGGAGACAGGTCCGGTCGCATTCGCACTTATAATTTTCCCCAGGGCCGGATGACCGACCACCGTATCGGTTTGACCCTGTATAGACTGGACAGTATCATGGAAGGCGAAATCCAGGAGATTATTGATGCCTTGAGAGCACACAACCAGGCCTTGGCGGTGAAAGAAAAATAG
- the prmC gene encoding peptide chain release factor N(5)-glutamine methyltransferase, translated as MSVWTIKSILSWTDAYFSQRSIDSPRLTAEILLAQTLGLRRLDLYLQHDRPLERQELAAFKIFIRRRVAREPVAYITGRKGFFKEQFKVAPGVLIPRPDTETLVETAIGLLSEMERCGRQARVMELGVGSGAVIISIANACKGHLYFGSELSLVALAMACANVKAFARTSVALFRGDWLAPVTPQPLFDLILSNPPYIPSADIESLAPEIRDHEPRQALDGGADGLDAVRVILAQAGERLLPYGRLILEIGYDQKPLVKSLAQGFNWVAELDFIKDLAGHYRLAVFKK; from the coding sequence GTGAGTGTCTGGACCATAAAATCCATTCTTTCCTGGACAGATGCCTATTTTTCACAGCGTAGTATTGACAGCCCCAGGCTTACAGCCGAAATCCTTTTGGCACAGACTCTGGGGCTGCGGCGCCTTGATCTTTACCTTCAGCACGACCGGCCTTTGGAAAGGCAGGAACTTGCAGCATTTAAAATTTTTATTCGCCGAAGGGTTGCCAGGGAACCTGTGGCTTATATCACCGGGCGTAAGGGTTTTTTCAAGGAGCAGTTTAAAGTTGCGCCGGGGGTGCTCATTCCTAGACCGGATACCGAAACCCTGGTGGAAACGGCTATCGGGCTATTGTCGGAAATGGAGCGGTGCGGCAGACAGGCCCGGGTGATGGAGCTCGGGGTCGGGTCCGGTGCGGTGATTATTTCCATTGCCAATGCCTGTAAGGGCCATCTCTATTTTGGAAGTGAACTATCTTTGGTTGCACTTGCCATGGCCTGTGCCAATGTAAAGGCCTTTGCCCGGACCTCGGTGGCACTATTTAGGGGGGACTGGCTTGCACCGGTGACGCCGCAGCCGCTGTTTGATTTGATTTTGTCCAATCCGCCCTATATCCCCAGTGCTGACATTGAATCCCTGGCACCTGAGATCAGGGATCATGAGCCTCGCCAGGCATTGGACGGGGGGGCTGACGGCCTGGATGCCGTCAGGGTGATTCTTGCCCAGGCAGGTGAGCGGCTTTTGCCCTACGGTCGTTTGATCCTTGAGATCGGATATGACCAGAAACCCCTGGTCAAAAGCCTTGCCCAAGGATTTAACTGGGTGGCTGAGCTGGATTTTATCAAAGATCTTGCCGGGCATTACCGGTTGGCTGTTTTCAAAAAATAA
- the rpsB gene encoding 30S ribosomal protein S2 codes for MAYITIKELLEAGVHFGHQTKRWNPKMKRYIFGARNGIYIIDLQQTVKLYRQAHDFIKNIAANGGDVLFVGTKKQASEAIYEEANRAESYYVENRWLGGMLTNFQTIKNNITRFHFLKSIENDGTLENYPKKEQAKMLKDKTKLEFAIGGISNMKKLPAALFIIDSKNETIAVKEAKRLGIPIIAVVDTNCDPDDIDYVIPGNDDAIRSIRLFASRIADAVIEGRQVWEERQRAKSDKDAGEGKAPEYSGEQIGIEVVSDGTDGPVIEKIKRKTAAAESSETQESVAAE; via the coding sequence ATGGCTTACATTACGATTAAAGAATTACTCGAAGCAGGGGTTCATTTCGGACATCAGACCAAACGCTGGAACCCCAAAATGAAACGGTATATTTTCGGTGCCAGAAACGGAATTTACATTATAGATCTTCAGCAGACCGTCAAATTGTACAGACAGGCCCATGATTTTATAAAAAATATTGCTGCAAACGGTGGTGATGTGCTGTTTGTGGGTACAAAAAAACAGGCTTCCGAAGCTATTTATGAAGAAGCCAACAGAGCGGAAAGTTATTATGTCGAAAATCGTTGGTTAGGCGGCATGCTGACCAACTTTCAGACCATAAAAAATAATATTACCCGTTTTCATTTTTTAAAGTCCATTGAAAATGACGGTACGTTGGAAAATTATCCCAAAAAAGAACAGGCAAAAATGCTCAAGGACAAGACAAAGCTGGAGTTTGCCATTGGCGGTATTTCCAACATGAAAAAGCTACCTGCAGCCTTGTTTATTATTGATTCTAAAAATGAGACTATTGCCGTAAAGGAAGCAAAACGCCTGGGTATTCCCATTATTGCCGTGGTTGATACCAATTGTGACCCCGATGATATCGATTATGTCATTCCCGGCAACGACGACGCTATCCGTTCCATTCGGTTATTTGCCTCCCGGATTGCCGATGCCGTAATTGAAGGCCGTCAGGTATGGGAAGAACGCCAGCGTGCAAAGTCAGACAAGGATGCAGGAGAGGGTAAGGCACCTGAATATTCAGGTGAACAAATCGGTATTGAGGTTGTTTCTGACGGTACGGATGGGCCTGTGATTGAAAAAATTAAAAGAAAAACAGCTGCTGCGGAAAGTTCAGAAACCCAGGAATCTGTAGCTGCTGAATAA
- the tsf gene encoding translation elongation factor Ts, with amino-acid sequence MAEITALMVKELRAATGSGIMDCKKVLAEADGDIDKAIELLRKKGLAKAAKRAGRSTSEGLIYSYIHTGAKLGVLLEVNCESDFVAKTEDFETFAKDIAMHIAAANPAGLVPEDVDQSVIEKEREIYRAQMLEEGKPENIIDKIVDGKVEKFYKEVCLLSQPYIKDPQKTVEDVLKETIGKIGENIQIRRFARFQIGE; translated from the coding sequence ATGGCTGAGATTACGGCACTAATGGTAAAGGAGCTTCGTGCTGCCACCGGGTCGGGGATTATGGACTGCAAAAAAGTCCTGGCCGAGGCTGATGGGGATATAGATAAGGCAATTGAGCTTTTGCGTAAAAAAGGCCTGGCCAAAGCAGCCAAGCGCGCAGGGCGCTCCACCAGCGAAGGCCTTATTTACTCCTACATCCATACCGGTGCAAAACTTGGTGTGCTGCTTGAAGTGAACTGCGAATCTGATTTTGTTGCAAAAACTGAAGATTTTGAAACTTTTGCCAAAGATATTGCCATGCATATTGCGGCTGCCAACCCGGCCGGTCTGGTTCCCGAAGACGTGGATCAATCCGTCATTGAAAAAGAGCGTGAAATTTACCGCGCCCAGATGCTGGAAGAAGGAAAGCCCGAAAATATCATTGACAAAATCGTCGACGGCAAGGTGGAAAAATTCTACAAGGAAGTCTGCCTGTTAAGCCAGCCATACATTAAAGATCCCCAGAAAACCGTTGAAGATGTTCTCAAGGAAACCATTGGAAAAATCGGCGAAAATATTCAGATTAGAAGATTTGCACGCTTCCAGATAGGAGAATAA
- the pyrH gene encoding UMP kinase, producing the protein MDTKPEFQRVLIKLSGEALMGNQGFGITPEMINYVAGEVAKVFHLGLEISIVVGGGNIFRGVAGSSAGMDRTSADNMGMLATVINSLALCDALEKHDIPTRVQSAIRMDRVAEPFIRRRAIRHLEKGRVVIFAAGTGNPYFTTDTAAVLRANEVRAQIIFKATQVDGVYDKDPQVHDDAVMFNKISYMQVIEKQLHVMDMTAISLAMEHDLPLQVLNLHKADNIYKAATGGEIGTRIYNKLKDV; encoded by the coding sequence TTGGATACGAAACCTGAGTTTCAACGGGTTCTGATCAAGTTGAGTGGCGAAGCCCTGATGGGTAATCAGGGCTTCGGCATTACGCCCGAGATGATAAACTATGTGGCGGGTGAAGTGGCCAAAGTCTTCCATCTGGGCTTGGAAATTTCAATTGTTGTGGGTGGCGGCAACATCTTTCGGGGGGTAGCAGGATCTTCTGCCGGCATGGACCGGACGTCCGCCGACAATATGGGTATGCTGGCCACTGTTATTAACAGTCTGGCCCTGTGCGATGCCTTGGAAAAGCACGATATCCCCACAAGAGTTCAATCTGCCATTCGTATGGACAGGGTGGCAGAGCCTTTTATTCGCAGAAGGGCCATCCGCCACCTGGAAAAGGGTCGGGTGGTGATTTTTGCCGCCGGTACCGGAAACCCTTACTTTACAACGGATACCGCGGCAGTTCTTCGCGCCAATGAGGTCCGTGCCCAGATCATTTTCAAGGCCACCCAGGTGGATGGGGTATATGACAAGGATCCCCAGGTTCATGATGATGCTGTGATGTTTAATAAAATATCGTATATGCAGGTGATTGAAAAACAGCTTCATGTCATGGATATGACAGCCATATCCCTTGCCATGGAACATGACCTTCCTTTACAGGTGCTCAACCTGCACAAGGCCGATAATATTTATAAAGCGGCCACGGGCGGGGAAATCGGTACACGGATTTATAATAAATTAAAGGACGTGTGA
- the frr gene encoding ribosome recycling factor, which produces MINEVLEETRDRMGKSEKAFETELGKVRTGRASQSMLDNVRVDYYGTQTPLPQMATVSVPESRLLTVKPWDASVINDVEKAILKANIGLTPSNDGKLIRISIPPLTEDRRKEIVKSVAKTCEEFKVAVRNIRRDSNEILKDLQKEGDISEDDSFKAQKQVQDFTDDSIKKLDDIFAAKEKEILEV; this is translated from the coding sequence ATGATTAATGAGGTGCTTGAAGAAACCAGAGACCGCATGGGTAAATCCGAGAAAGCCTTTGAAACCGAACTTGGCAAAGTGCGCACCGGCAGAGCTTCCCAGTCCATGCTCGATAACGTCAGGGTAGATTACTACGGTACACAGACACCCCTTCCCCAGATGGCCACCGTATCTGTGCCTGAAAGTCGTTTACTCACCGTAAAGCCATGGGACGCTTCAGTGATCAATGATGTGGAAAAAGCAATATTAAAGGCAAATATTGGGCTTACGCCTTCCAATGATGGTAAGCTGATTCGTATTTCCATCCCACCGTTGACCGAAGATCGCAGGAAAGAGATCGTAAAAAGCGTGGCAAAAACCTGTGAGGAATTCAAGGTCGCCGTCAGGAATATCCGTCGTGATTCCAATGAGATCCTCAAGGATCTACAGAAAGAGGGTGATATTTCCGAAGACGACAGTTTTAAAGCCCAGAAACAGGTCCAGGACTTCACCGACGATTCCATCAAGAAACTGGATGACATTTTTGCCGCCAAGGAAAAAGAGATCCTTGAAGTCTGA
- a CDS encoding isoprenyl transferase → MKSDPKIQMPDGLNFDLLPAHVAFIMDGNGRWAKKRLMNRVKGHEQGAQTVEEVVMACRELGIDVLTLYAFSTENWARPKEEVKALMHLLKRFLKNKTEELRRKNIRLNILGQIERLPDDVRKQAEQAMAATEKNSAMILNLALSYGAREEITMAVQRIAAKVRSGALELEGITDKTVSDHLYTAGMPDPDLIVRTSAEFRLSNFLMWQAAYSELVFTPTLWPDFTKQEFYRILIDYQQRDRRFGKV, encoded by the coding sequence TTGAAGTCTGATCCTAAAATTCAGATGCCTGACGGACTGAATTTTGACCTGCTTCCCGCCCATGTGGCATTCATCATGGACGGGAACGGCCGCTGGGCAAAGAAACGGCTGATGAACCGGGTTAAAGGTCATGAACAGGGGGCGCAAACCGTTGAAGAAGTTGTCATGGCTTGCAGGGAACTGGGTATTGATGTGCTCACCTTGTATGCATTTTCCACAGAAAATTGGGCAAGGCCTAAGGAAGAAGTCAAAGCCTTGATGCATCTGCTTAAACGTTTTCTTAAGAACAAAACCGAAGAACTCCGAAGAAAGAATATTCGGCTAAATATTCTGGGTCAGATTGAACGGCTTCCCGACGATGTACGAAAGCAAGCCGAGCAGGCCATGGCCGCCACAGAAAAGAATTCAGCCATGATTCTTAATCTGGCCTTAAGCTACGGAGCACGTGAAGAAATTACCATGGCGGTTCAACGGATTGCCGCCAAAGTGAGGTCTGGAGCTCTTGAGCTCGAAGGCATTACGGATAAAACGGTTTCTGATCACCTCTATACTGCCGGCATGCCGGATCCGGACCTGATTGTCCGTACGTCTGCAGAGTTTAGGCTTTCCAATTTTTTGATGTGGCAGGCCGCATATTCCGAACTGGTTTTTACACCAACGCTCTGGCCTGATTTTACGAAGCAGGAGTTTTATCGGATTTTAATTGATTACCAGCAACGGGATCGGCGTTTCGGAAAGGTATGA
- a CDS encoding phosphatidate cytidylyltransferase produces MMQHFKRWLTALILIPFLLWAIIKGSILLFAVLVSIVSIFAIHEYFDIICANDTGPISQTTRVITYAACMVLVMGACLGSWPVLFFILALDMMALCVFVLARFSALPHIFDLVARQVLGVVYIPLSLALLVFIRNTEGGALWVIWLLIVCFANDTGALYVGTFKGEHKLAPNISPNKTIEGAVGGLVISVTAGLVFNLVFFQDVSLALLCIPCALCVAVAGQIGDLFESAMKRVGHIKDSGKILPGHGGMLDRIDGVLLAIPVFYFFTVFVL; encoded by the coding sequence ATGATGCAGCATTTCAAACGATGGCTCACGGCGTTAATTCTTATCCCATTTTTGCTCTGGGCCATTATCAAAGGGTCTATACTGTTGTTTGCCGTCCTGGTATCCATAGTTTCTATTTTTGCCATACATGAATATTTTGATATCATCTGTGCCAACGATACCGGACCAATCTCCCAAACCACTCGGGTCATCACCTATGCGGCCTGTATGGTATTGGTCATGGGGGCATGCCTTGGGTCCTGGCCGGTTCTTTTTTTTATTCTTGCCCTTGATATGATGGCCCTTTGCGTGTTTGTATTGGCTCGTTTTTCTGCCCTCCCCCATATCTTTGACCTGGTGGCCCGACAAGTACTCGGCGTTGTCTATATCCCTTTGTCTCTGGCTCTTTTGGTTTTTATTCGGAACACGGAAGGCGGGGCTTTGTGGGTGATTTGGTTGCTCATTGTTTGTTTTGCCAACGATACCGGTGCGCTATATGTGGGAACGTTTAAGGGGGAACATAAACTTGCGCCTAACATCAGTCCCAACAAAACCATTGAAGGGGCTGTGGGGGGGCTGGTGATATCTGTGACGGCCGGGCTTGTGTTTAATCTGGTTTTTTTCCAGGATGTATCCCTTGCTTTACTTTGTATCCCCTGCGCTTTGTGCGTTGCCGTTGCAGGGCAGATCGGTGACCTTTTTGAGTCTGCCATGAAACGGGTTGGGCACATCAAAGATTCGGGAAAAATTTTGCCGGGGCACGGCGGCATGCTGGATCGAATTGACGGTGTGCTTCTGGCTATCCCGGTATTTTATTTTTTTACGGTATTTGTTCTGTGA
- a CDS encoding 1-deoxy-D-xylulose-5-phosphate reductoisomerase, with amino-acid sequence MKSLTILGATGSIGTSALRVVGMHPDKFSIKCLTCASNIDLLAAQIKQFKPAMVAVLDEQGADRLAKMLSGRFCPEILWGESGFIAAAQWADSDMVLAAMVGAAGLAPALAAIDAGKQLALANKETLVMAGDIVMARAREKGVDILPVDSEHCAIFQCLQGNRNRDLKKIFLTASGGPFRNLSHDRFKLITPAQALDHPTWNMGAKISIDSATLMNKALEVIEAVRLFDVSVEQIQVLIHPQSIVHSMVGFKDGGVMAQLGEPDMMHAIAYAFSYPERMDINLNFPDFSAMEGLTFDAPDTNRFPSLGFACEACRRGGTLPAVMNAANEIAVDAFLKERIGFPDIFTLVREIMGAHTCIDNPELSGIIEADRWAREKAQFLIQNLSV; translated from the coding sequence GTGAAATCGCTCACCATACTGGGCGCCACAGGTTCCATCGGCACATCAGCCCTTAGGGTGGTGGGCATGCACCCGGATAAGTTCAGCATCAAATGTCTGACCTGTGCCTCGAACATTGATCTTCTGGCAGCGCAGATAAAACAGTTTAAGCCGGCGATGGTAGCAGTGCTGGACGAACAGGGCGCCGACCGTTTGGCAAAAATGCTTTCAGGCCGGTTCTGCCCCGAAATCCTGTGGGGTGAATCCGGTTTTATTGCCGCAGCCCAATGGGCCGATTCGGATATGGTGCTTGCCGCCATGGTGGGTGCCGCAGGCCTTGCCCCGGCCCTTGCCGCCATTGACGCCGGTAAGCAACTGGCCCTTGCCAACAAGGAAACCCTGGTCATGGCCGGTGACATCGTTATGGCACGGGCACGTGAAAAAGGGGTGGACATTCTGCCTGTGGATTCCGAGCACTGCGCCATTTTTCAATGTCTACAGGGTAACCGGAACCGCGATCTTAAAAAGATTTTCCTTACGGCCTCGGGGGGGCCTTTCAGGAATCTGTCCCATGACCGGTTTAAGCTGATTACACCCGCCCAGGCTCTGGATCATCCCACCTGGAACATGGGTGCTAAAATATCTATTGATTCGGCGACCCTCATGAACAAGGCCTTGGAGGTCATTGAAGCGGTCCGGCTTTTTGATGTCAGTGTTGAGCAGATCCAGGTGTTAATTCACCCCCAGAGCATTGTTCATTCCATGGTGGGGTTCAAAGACGGCGGTGTTATGGCGCAATTGGGAGAACCGGACATGATGCATGCCATTGCCTATGCCTTTTCCTATCCGGAGCGCATGGATATTAATTTGAATTTTCCTGATTTTAGTGCCATGGAAGGGCTAACCTTTGATGCCCCAGATACAAACCGTTTCCCATCCCTTGGGTTTGCCTGTGAAGCCTGTCGCAGGGGCGGGACCCTGCCGGCTGTTATGAATGCGGCCAACGAAATTGCCGTTGATGCCTTTCTTAAAGAACGCATCGGCTTTCCGGATATTTTCACCTTGGTCCGTGAGATCATGGGTGCCCATACCTGCATTGACAATCCTGAGCTTTCAGGTATTATTGAAGCCGATCGTTGGGCCAGGGAGAAGGCACAATTCCTGATCCAAAATCTTAGTGTTTGA